A genomic region of Paenibacillus sp. PL2-23 contains the following coding sequences:
- a CDS encoding iron ABC transporter permease: protein MLAWLLRGFRQRWNGWIAISGIGAAIALLPSLYIFTGIWGKPGENWGHIRDYMLIDYALQSLLLVVCVVALTVAVGVSLAWLTAAYEFPLRRILSFAFILPLAIPPHIAAYTYGDMLSYTGTVQRLLRNGLGLKLNQAYFDVMSMQGAVFIFTMFLFPYVYLMAKSFLERHSASYIENARLLGQHPLYIFVRVVLPISQGAIVGGASLVAFEVLNDYGVSKHFGIQTFTVGIFKTWFGMYDIESAIRLAAMLMSVIVGLFILERLLRRRKRYHAAANRSAPLQRRKLTGFPAVAAVLFGSVVVLASFVIPVAQLTAWAVWTYADVWNDSFPELIGNTLAICLAAVLLIMLIAVIAANALHTWRSGFTLVASKLLSMGYSMPGAVLSIGVLAVFLSLDHSLAGIYEWLGLGAGRLVLSMSIAMLLFAYVVRFLSVGFNAVDAGREKLGTRLSEASRMLGYSMTRTFFKAELPLLRGALLTGAILSFMEVVKELPLTLLLRPFNFNTLSTKAYQYASDEQIHYAALPSLLIIALGIISVSLFHLLGRRGHE from the coding sequence ATGCTTGCCTGGTTGCTTCGCGGGTTTAGACAGAGATGGAACGGCTGGATTGCCATTAGCGGAATAGGGGCTGCAATAGCCCTTCTTCCGTCTCTTTATATTTTTACGGGCATATGGGGCAAGCCGGGTGAGAACTGGGGGCATATTCGCGATTACATGCTGATCGATTACGCCTTGCAATCGCTGCTGCTCGTAGTCTGTGTTGTGGCATTGACGGTTGCTGTCGGCGTCTCGCTGGCGTGGCTGACGGCGGCCTATGAGTTCCCGCTGCGGCGTATTCTATCATTTGCATTTATCCTTCCGCTTGCGATTCCTCCTCACATTGCGGCATATACGTACGGCGACATGCTGAGCTATACCGGGACGGTGCAGAGGCTGCTCAGGAACGGGCTTGGGCTGAAGCTGAACCAGGCCTACTTTGATGTGATGTCGATGCAAGGCGCTGTTTTTATTTTTACGATGTTTTTGTTTCCTTACGTCTACTTGATGGCCAAATCGTTCCTGGAGAGACACAGCGCCTCCTATATTGAGAATGCGAGGCTGCTTGGCCAGCATCCCTTGTATATATTTGTCCGGGTGGTGCTGCCCATCTCTCAAGGAGCTATTGTCGGAGGAGCCAGTCTCGTGGCGTTCGAGGTATTAAACGATTACGGGGTATCCAAGCACTTCGGCATTCAGACCTTCACAGTGGGCATATTCAAAACCTGGTTCGGCATGTACGACATCGAGTCGGCGATTCGCCTTGCCGCGATGCTTATGAGCGTAATTGTAGGGCTGTTCATCCTGGAGAGGCTGCTTCGCAGGAGGAAACGGTACCATGCTGCCGCCAATCGAAGCGCGCCGTTGCAGAGAAGAAAATTAACAGGCTTCCCTGCGGTCGCCGCTGTTCTCTTCGGCTCTGTCGTTGTGCTGGCTTCATTCGTTATTCCTGTCGCCCAGCTCACCGCGTGGGCCGTATGGACCTATGCAGATGTATGGAACGACAGCTTCCCGGAGCTGATTGGGAATACGCTGGCGATATGCCTTGCTGCCGTGCTGCTTATTATGCTTATTGCCGTTATTGCAGCAAACGCTTTGCACACCTGGCGAAGCGGCTTTACGCTTGTGGCAAGCAAGCTGCTGTCTATGGGCTACTCCATGCCTGGCGCGGTATTGTCGATCGGCGTGCTGGCCGTGTTCCTCTCGCTTGATCATTCGCTGGCGGGCATATACGAATGGCTGGGGCTGGGCGCTGGACGACTGGTGCTGAGCATGTCTATCGCCATGCTCCTGTTCGCCTATGTGGTCCGCTTCCTGTCCGTCGGCTTCAATGCTGTCGACGCTGGGCGCGAGAAGCTTGGCACACGATTGTCGGAAGCGTCGCGCATGCTCGGCTACAGCATGACAAGGACATTCTTCAAGGCGGAGCTGCCTCTGCTCAGAGGGGCTCTGCTGACGGGAGCAATATTATCTTTTATGGAGGTTGTGAAGGAATTGCCGCTTACGCTTCTCCTTCGTCCCTTCAACTTCAACACATTATCGACCAAGGCGTATCAATACGCGAGCGACGAGCAGATTCATTACGCGGCGCTTCCGTCACTGTTGATTATTGCCCTTGGGATCATATCCGTCAGCCTGTTTCACTTGCTGGGAAGGAGAGGACACGAATGA
- a CDS encoding Fe(3+) ABC transporter substrate-binding protein, with the protein MKRKYVAGIAAIMMGASMVLSGCGDNNSSKGGEEGNGGSGDKGVVNVFTARHYDIDFAMFDKFETETGITVNEIKGTAEELVERMKREGESTEADLFITVDGGVLNYAKESGVLQPIESEAIFANVPEKYRDTDNQWIGLATRARVIAYAKDRVTPEQLSTYEALAEEQWKGKLLVRSSSNLYNQSLVASLIELNGEEAAEQWASGVVANFARDPEGGDRDQAKAIAAGTGDVAIMNTYYVGQMLHSKDAEEVKVAEGLGVFFPNQATTGTHLNISGIGLTKHAKNKDNALKLVEFMTGKEGQEMLTNGSFEFPVNEAAELPELLKEWGAFTTQTLDFAKLGEYNKKATELMNKAGWK; encoded by the coding sequence ATGAAAAGAAAGTATGTAGCAGGCATAGCGGCAATTATGATGGGGGCTTCGATGGTATTGTCCGGATGCGGAGACAATAATTCCAGCAAGGGCGGAGAAGAAGGAAACGGCGGTTCCGGCGACAAGGGCGTCGTAAATGTGTTTACGGCACGCCATTACGATATCGATTTTGCCATGTTCGATAAGTTTGAGACGGAGACAGGCATTACTGTCAATGAAATTAAGGGAACGGCGGAAGAGCTGGTCGAGCGGATGAAGAGAGAAGGCGAAAGCACGGAAGCCGACCTGTTCATTACGGTGGACGGAGGCGTGCTGAACTACGCCAAAGAAAGCGGCGTGCTGCAGCCAATCGAATCGGAGGCTATCTTCGCGAACGTGCCGGAGAAATATCGCGATACGGACAATCAATGGATCGGTCTCGCTACGCGCGCCCGCGTCATCGCATATGCGAAGGATCGTGTAACGCCGGAGCAGCTGTCTACCTATGAGGCGCTGGCTGAGGAGCAGTGGAAGGGCAAGCTGCTGGTTCGTTCGTCCAGCAATCTCTACAATCAGTCGCTCGTCGCTTCGCTGATCGAGCTGAACGGTGAGGAAGCTGCGGAGCAATGGGCAAGCGGTGTCGTTGCGAACTTTGCCCGTGACCCGGAAGGCGGAGATCGCGACCAGGCGAAGGCGATCGCGGCTGGCACGGGCGATGTAGCCATCATGAACACCTATTATGTCGGCCAAATGCTGCATTCCAAGGATGCGGAGGAAGTGAAGGTTGCGGAAGGTCTGGGCGTATTTTTCCCGAATCAAGCCACGACTGGCACGCATCTGAATATTAGCGGCATCGGATTGACGAAGCATGCCAAAAACAAGGACAACGCGTTGAAGCTTGTTGAATTTATGACTGGCAAGGAAGGCCAGGAAATGCTGACGAACGGCAGCTTCGAATTCCCGGTCAACGAAGCGGCGGAGCTTCCTGAGCTGCTGAAGGAGTGGGGCGCGTTCACAACCCAGACTCTGGATTTCGCCAAGCTGGGCGAATATAACAAGAAAGCTACGGAGCTGATGAACAAGGCTGGCTGGAAGTAA
- a CDS encoding HAMP domain-containing histidine kinase, with protein MRTLLRCWTALPFHWKQTIYSALLLSALVLFSNVTQYMFVDGWMTRQEEQRIQRDMKELLNVLLAKEVEVKPGNETELRLYMERANVRNGMIRLLSASGDPIMTVADNVPAQRIGAIADSGLVKGRAAHEGGMLVMRSPITIFSFQGTIEMARSMEEVERLVAAYYRIMFVCCAAALLLSGVGGSILARGMIRPLRSMNAAMRRVKQQGLHQRMPVSRARDEIASLQLMFNEMMDQVEESFHKQQRFVEDASHELRTPLAIVEGHLRMLSRWGRHDPNVTEQSLGIAMEELERLKKLVDDLLLLSRAGQDGTPKEAVEGCERPLEVVRDAVKAMSLLFPQFEFRTEEDDSPGQGLRMPAQELSQVIRILLDNAVKYSGDGRLIKVRYNWEGDSALLSVEDEGIGIPEEELPRLFDRFYRVDKARTGGAGGYGLGLSIAKSLVENNGGEIAIASVQGQGTKVAVVLPGE; from the coding sequence ATGAGGACGCTGCTTCGCTGTTGGACGGCGCTGCCGTTTCATTGGAAACAGACCATCTATTCGGCGCTGCTGTTAAGCGCCCTTGTGCTGTTCAGCAATGTGACGCAATACATGTTCGTTGACGGCTGGATGACCAGACAGGAGGAGCAGCGCATTCAGCGCGATATGAAGGAGCTGCTGAACGTGCTCCTCGCCAAGGAAGTCGAGGTGAAGCCGGGCAATGAAACGGAGCTTCGTCTATACATGGAGCGTGCCAATGTGCGCAATGGCATGATTCGGCTGCTGTCAGCTTCCGGAGACCCCATCATGACTGTGGCAGATAATGTGCCTGCGCAGCGGATTGGAGCTATAGCGGATTCGGGCCTTGTAAAGGGACGGGCAGCTCATGAAGGCGGCATGCTTGTGATGAGGAGTCCGATTACAATCTTCAGCTTTCAGGGCACGATAGAGATGGCCCGCAGCATGGAAGAAGTGGAGCGTTTGGTTGCGGCTTATTACAGGATTATGTTTGTCTGCTGCGCTGCTGCGCTCCTCTTAAGCGGTGTAGGAGGGAGTATTCTGGCCAGGGGGATGATCCGGCCTCTCCGTTCCATGAATGCCGCTATGCGCCGTGTGAAGCAGCAGGGGCTGCACCAGCGGATGCCCGTGTCACGCGCTAGGGATGAAATCGCGTCGCTGCAGCTTATGTTTAACGAAATGATGGATCAGGTGGAGGAGTCGTTCCACAAGCAGCAGCGGTTCGTAGAGGATGCGTCGCATGAGCTGCGAACCCCGCTGGCCATAGTGGAGGGGCATTTGCGTATGCTGAGCCGATGGGGGAGGCACGATCCGAATGTAACGGAGCAGTCCCTTGGGATCGCGATGGAGGAGCTTGAGCGGCTGAAGAAGCTGGTAGATGATTTGCTGCTGCTGTCTAGAGCGGGACAAGACGGTACCCCCAAGGAGGCAGTGGAAGGCTGCGAGAGGCCGCTGGAAGTCGTAAGGGATGCCGTGAAGGCCATGTCCTTGCTGTTCCCCCAGTTTGAATTCCGAACGGAGGAGGACGATTCGCCAGGGCAGGGACTGCGAATGCCGGCTCAGGAGCTGTCTCAGGTCATACGCATACTGCTGGATAACGCGGTGAAGTATTCCGGGGACGGCCGACTCATTAAAGTCCGGTACAACTGGGAAGGCGACAGCGCTCTTCTATCGGTGGAGGATGAGGGAATTGGCATACCGGAGGAGGAGCTGCCCCGACTTTTCGATCGCTTCTACAGAGTAGACAAGGCCCGAACAGGGGGCGCCGGAGGCTATGGGCTGGGACTGTCTATCGCGAAATCGCTTGTGGAGAATAATGGGGGCGAGATTGCCATTGCAAGCGTACAGGGGCAAGGCACGAAAGTCGCAGTTGTGCTGCCAGGCGAATAA
- a CDS encoding response regulator transcription factor — protein MKRILLIEDETNFAKFIEMELAHEGFSVTVAGDGKSGLMFALSGHWDLILLDLMLPGMDGFEVCREIRKAKQTPMIMITARDSVSDRVSGLDGGADDYLPKPFAIEELLARIRVIFRRLQDKQEPSAVLESDGLVMELESRIVTRHHERIELTKREFALLETFLKNVNRVLSRETLLNTVWGYEAIVDANVVDVYVRYLRHKIDDPDKPSRIEAVRGIGYVMRR, from the coding sequence ATGAAACGTATTTTGTTAATTGAGGACGAAACGAATTTCGCTAAATTTATAGAGATGGAGCTCGCGCATGAGGGCTTCTCTGTTACGGTGGCTGGAGACGGCAAGTCTGGCCTGATGTTTGCGCTGTCGGGGCATTGGGATTTGATTCTGCTGGACTTGATGCTGCCCGGGATGGACGGCTTTGAGGTATGCCGTGAGATTCGGAAGGCGAAGCAAACGCCAATGATTATGATTACGGCGAGAGACAGTGTGTCTGACCGGGTGTCGGGCTTAGATGGCGGCGCGGATGATTATCTTCCAAAGCCCTTCGCCATTGAAGAGCTTCTGGCTCGAATCAGGGTGATTTTCCGCCGCTTGCAGGACAAGCAGGAGCCCAGCGCCGTTCTGGAGAGCGACGGACTGGTGATGGAGCTGGAATCCCGCATCGTCACCAGGCATCATGAGCGCATCGAGCTGACGAAAAGGGAATTCGCTTTGCTCGAGACGTTTCTCAAAAACGTAAACAGGGTGTTGTCGAGGGAAACGCTATTGAATACGGTATGGGGCTATGAGGCTATCGTAGACGCCAATGTTGTGGATGTCTACGTTCGATACCTGAGGCATAAGATCGATGATCCCGATAAGCCAAGCCGAATTGAAGCGGTTCGAGGTATCGGTTACGTGATGCGCCGATGA
- a CDS encoding transcriptional repressor yields MNVSTEIDKIKRSLMENGYKLTTQREIIVRVLLENEKDHLSAEDVYMLVKEKFPEIGLATVYRTLELLAELQIVAKMNFGDGVARFDLRGEDHEHMHHHLICQKCGALEEIKEDWLTELEERLEKEFGFRVLDHRLDFIGNYKECDNGVCKRTGKAVS; encoded by the coding sequence ATGAACGTATCAACGGAAATTGATAAAATCAAACGCAGCTTGATGGAGAACGGATATAAGCTGACCACGCAGCGGGAAATTATCGTGCGGGTGCTGCTGGAGAATGAAAAGGATCACCTGAGCGCCGAGGACGTATATATGCTCGTGAAGGAGAAATTTCCTGAGATCGGACTGGCTACGGTATATCGAACGCTGGAGCTGCTGGCGGAGCTGCAGATTGTAGCCAAGATGAATTTCGGCGACGGGGTAGCCCGTTTCGACCTTCGCGGCGAGGATCATGAGCACATGCATCATCACCTGATCTGCCAGAAATGCGGAGCGCTTGAGGAGATCAAGGAAGATTGGCTGACGGAGCTGGAGGAGCGTCTGGAGAAGGAGTTTGGCTTCAGGGTGCTGGACCACAGACTGGATTTTATCGGGAACTATAAGGAATGTGATAATGGAGTATGCAAAAGAACTGGCAAAGCGGTATCCTGA
- a CDS encoding sulfate ABC transporter substrate-binding protein: MIRSIPAIAQRTMLLALAVLLLISATGCSDKEAVDGDQSVPEGDVTLVIGAYSVVKDAFGELLPQFQQYWLEKTGQRVTFQESYEASGTQARAIAGGFEADVAVLAMEGDLDKIADAGFITHDWREKGERGMITRSIVVLGTRSGNPLGIRDWDDLTREGVKVLYPNPKTSGGAQWDINAIYGAGLKRSEEETGEKSHAFAKSFLQAVHANVESLDKSGRASMAAFEYGVGDVIVTYENELLARIKKGVDYDIIVPKHTILIENPAAVVDKNVDRHGTREVAEAFIDYLHHSDAQLLFTKHGFRAVDADVAAETSGSFAQPEGLFDIAYLGGWPEVRKYLYSKKGVWYQVLAGL; this comes from the coding sequence ATGATACGATCTATTCCAGCCATAGCCCAACGTACGATGCTCCTCGCGCTTGCCGTTCTGCTTCTGATCAGCGCGACGGGCTGCAGCGACAAGGAAGCCGTAGACGGCGATCAATCCGTACCGGAAGGGGATGTAACGCTTGTCATTGGCGCTTACTCCGTTGTGAAAGACGCTTTCGGCGAGCTGCTGCCCCAGTTCCAGCAATATTGGCTGGAGAAGACGGGCCAGCGCGTCACCTTCCAGGAGTCCTATGAGGCGTCAGGCACACAGGCCAGAGCGATTGCGGGAGGCTTCGAGGCAGATGTCGCCGTGCTTGCGATGGAGGGCGATCTCGATAAGATCGCGGATGCCGGCTTTATTACGCATGACTGGCGCGAGAAGGGCGAGAGAGGCATGATCACTCGTTCGATCGTTGTGCTGGGAACCCGTTCGGGCAATCCCCTTGGGATCCGGGATTGGGACGATCTGACGCGCGAGGGCGTCAAGGTGCTGTATCCCAACCCCAAAACCTCCGGAGGCGCGCAATGGGATATTAATGCGATCTATGGAGCCGGATTGAAGCGGTCTGAAGAGGAGACAGGCGAGAAATCGCATGCATTCGCGAAGTCGTTCCTTCAAGCTGTTCATGCGAATGTGGAGTCTCTCGACAAGAGCGGCAGAGCATCTATGGCGGCCTTCGAATACGGAGTTGGCGATGTCATCGTCACCTACGAAAACGAGCTGCTCGCTCGTATCAAGAAGGGCGTGGATTATGACATCATTGTGCCGAAGCATACGATATTGATTGAGAACCCGGCGGCGGTGGTAGACAAAAATGTGGATCGTCATGGCACGCGCGAGGTGGCCGAGGCGTTTATCGATTATTTGCACCATTCCGACGCCCAGTTATTATTCACCAAGCACGGCTTCCGCGCCGTGGACGCTGATGTGGCAGCCGAGACAAGTGGTTCCTTCGCGCAGCCGGAGGGACTGTTCGATATCGCTTATCTGGGCGGCTGGCCTGAGGTGCGCAAATATTTGTACAGCAAGAAGGGCGTCTGGTATCAGGTGCTCGCAGGTTTATAA
- a CDS encoding ABC transporter ATP-binding protein has product MHIEVRNLNKSFGDFHAVKDVSFDIEKGKLIGLLGPSGGGKTSILRMLAGLEVPTSGDIVFHGKRVNDLPPQERGIGFVFQNYALFKHMTVFDNVAFGLKVKKQSKEQIRERVMYLIELTGLKGFEHRYPHQLSGGQRQRVAFARALAPEPQLLLLDEPFAAIDAKIRTELRTWLKEMIERVGITSIFVTHDQDEAIEVADEIMIISKGRLEQKGSPWDIYKNPETPFVASFIGESSFIDNISSLKGFESASVHPGTKALIRPEYIELGKPGEIKLASATMPATVKHVHFRGSEWMVELLVGDTKLITYRSLEKDVLQPGEAVSVLLHRAYLFNDTDSWIMENPLKVDPMPIHI; this is encoded by the coding sequence ATGCATATCGAGGTCCGCAACTTAAACAAAAGCTTTGGCGACTTTCACGCCGTCAAGGATGTCAGCTTCGATATAGAGAAGGGGAAGCTCATCGGTCTGCTTGGTCCCAGCGGCGGCGGCAAGACATCCATTCTGCGCATGCTGGCGGGTCTTGAGGTGCCAACCTCCGGCGATATCGTGTTTCATGGGAAACGAGTCAACGATCTGCCTCCCCAAGAACGGGGCATCGGCTTCGTATTCCAGAACTATGCGCTGTTCAAGCATATGACGGTATTCGATAATGTGGCGTTCGGCTTAAAGGTGAAGAAGCAGTCGAAGGAGCAAATTCGCGAGCGGGTGATGTACCTGATCGAATTGACCGGGCTCAAAGGCTTCGAGCACCGTTATCCGCATCAGCTCTCAGGCGGGCAGCGTCAGCGTGTGGCGTTTGCGCGGGCACTGGCGCCGGAGCCTCAGCTTCTGCTGCTCGACGAGCCGTTCGCGGCGATTGACGCAAAGATTCGTACGGAGCTTCGCACCTGGCTGAAGGAAATGATTGAGCGAGTGGGCATTACGTCCATCTTCGTCACTCATGATCAGGATGAAGCGATTGAGGTAGCGGACGAGATTATGATTATTAGCAAAGGACGGCTTGAGCAGAAGGGCAGTCCATGGGACATCTACAAAAATCCGGAGACGCCTTTTGTCGCCAGCTTTATTGGCGAATCCTCCTTTATTGATAATATTTCGTCGCTTAAGGGCTTCGAAAGCGCGTCCGTTCATCCCGGCACCAAGGCGCTTATTCGGCCTGAATATATCGAGCTCGGCAAGCCGGGCGAGATTAAGCTGGCGTCTGCAACAATGCCTGCGACCGTCAAGCATGTCCACTTCCGCGGCAGCGAATGGATGGTGGAGCTGTTGGTCGGCGATACCAAGCTGATCACCTACCGCTCGCTCGAAAAGGATGTTCTTCAGCCTGGTGAAGCCGTCAGTGTACTGCTGCACAGGGCGTATTTGTTCAACGACACGGATAGCTGGATTATGGAGAATCCGCTGAAGGTCGATCCTATGCCGATTCATATTTAA
- a CDS encoding sulfate ABC transporter permease subunit, whose product MRKLWITLTYIVFGLLLIAPLIKIFTGAWKEGIQGFSDALLRPESLHALMMTGIIVIVVTLINTVFGVMLALYLVRAQWLGPKLKRLLNSVVDLPFAVSPVIGGLMIVLILGPNTVIGALFEDAGIKIVYALPGMILATLFVTFPIMVREVMPVLQEIGAQQEEAASTLGAYSWYTFWKVTWPSIRWGVIYGVVLTVARSLGEFGAVLVVSGNIMNKTQTATTLVYQDVENFNVVAANGIALVLAAFSVGLLLLMEWAKKRKEVH is encoded by the coding sequence ATGAGAAAATTATGGATTACATTGACGTATATCGTATTTGGCCTGCTGCTGATTGCGCCGCTGATCAAAATTTTTACCGGAGCGTGGAAGGAGGGCATTCAAGGCTTCTCCGATGCGCTCCTGCGTCCAGAATCGCTGCATGCGCTTATGATGACGGGCATTATCGTTATTGTTGTCACGTTGATTAATACGGTGTTCGGGGTCATGCTGGCCCTTTATCTGGTGCGGGCCCAATGGCTCGGACCGAAGCTGAAGCGGCTGCTGAACAGTGTCGTCGATCTGCCGTTTGCCGTTTCCCCGGTTATCGGCGGTTTGATGATTGTATTGATTCTGGGACCGAACACCGTCATTGGCGCTTTGTTCGAGGATGCAGGGATCAAGATTGTGTATGCGCTGCCTGGCATGATTCTGGCCACGCTGTTCGTGACATTCCCCATTATGGTGCGGGAGGTCATGCCGGTGCTGCAGGAAATCGGGGCCCAGCAGGAGGAGGCGGCATCCACTTTGGGCGCGTACTCCTGGTATACCTTCTGGAAGGTCACATGGCCATCCATCCGGTGGGGCGTTATATACGGCGTCGTGCTTACCGTAGCGCGTTCGCTTGGAGAGTTTGGTGCGGTTCTTGTCGTATCGGGCAATATTATGAACAAGACGCAGACGGCTACTACGCTCGTCTATCAGGACGTTGAGAACTTCAACGTCGTTGCCGCGAACGGCATCGCGCTTGTTCTGGCGGCATTCTCCGTAGGCCTGCTATTGCTGATGGAGTGGGCGAAGAAACGAAAGGAAGTGCATTAG